The following are encoded together in the Corticium candelabrum chromosome 1, ooCorCand1.1, whole genome shotgun sequence genome:
- the LOC134185215 gene encoding uncharacterized protein LOC134185215 produces MRFRFLAVIGVVLVLHKCSCQEYSFDYDNESERQNQSERQNQSSLDALRQLVKRAQFIARVRVLRWSSSKANRTKIQVLCTLKGYVSTPTLRVAGYLEERAKGLIAQANESLVFIRKSKKHPNIWLTERNGLKKVDEEREVRQLLGFSSTFCQEDRLISTEPEGYAHSRRQKKSVLRCTPQHQTDDKRWYATLTDTLQRHRGCGAVLVDREWAATSSRCVQRYRNTPARLELTSLKKQKRRISRINLITFHPTWNQSNGRDLALVRLLKPLQSWSESKPICLANNVVVNATTEEVYHNAVSNTASTRLFDRQCSPWGISISKTTDGKSFLSQIFSRLLDCGRKVSIDVLNVKEWIEKIIYNAEQELAYQ; encoded by the exons ATGAGGTTTCGTTTCCTAGCAGTCATTGGCGTGGTTCTAGTGCTTCACAAGTGTTCGTGTCAGGAATATTCTTTTGATTACGACAACGAATCAGAACGACAGAACCAATCAGAACGACAGAACCAATCATCCCTAGACGCATTGCGACAGCTTGTAAAGCGAGCGCAATTTATTGCGAGAGTAAGGGTTCTTCGATGGTCTTCGTCAAAGGCCAACAGGACCAAGATTCAAGTTCTTTGCACTTTGAAAGGATACGTTTCCACTCCGACATTGAGAGTTGCAGGGTACCTCGAAGAACGAGCTAAAGGACTCATTGCGCAAGCGAATGAAAGTCTAGTGTTTATCAGAAAATCTAAGAAACATCCCAATATTTGGTTAACGGAGCGAAATGGCTTGAAGAAG GTAGACGAAGAAAGAGAAGTACGGCAGCTTCTGGGATTCAGTAGTACATTTTGCCAGGAAGACCGCTTGATATCGACTGAACCCGAGGGGTACGCACACAGCAGAAGACAGAAAAAGTCCGTGTTGAGATGTACTCCACAACATCAAACTGACGACAAGAGATGGTACGCAACGCTGACGGACACATTACAACGACATAGAGGATGTGGTGCTGTCCTCGTCGACCGAGAATGGGCAGCAACATCCTCTCGCTGTGTCCAGCGGTACCGCAATACGCCTGCTCGTCTTGAGCTCACTTCGTTAAAGAAACAGAAGAGACGCATTTCTCGCATAAATCTAATCACATTTCACCCCACTTGGAATCAATCGAATGGTCGCGATCTCGCTCTCGTTCGCCTTCTCAAACCGTTGCAATCGTGGAGCGAGAGCAAACCTATTTGTCTAGCAAACAATGTTGTGGTAAATGCAACTACGGAGGAGGTCTACCACAACGCAGTTTCTAACACCGCCTCCACTAGATTGTTTGACCGCCAATGTTCACCGTGGGGCATATCGATTTCTAAAACGACTGACGGCAAGAGCTTTCTTTCCCAAATATTTAGCAGACTGCTAGACTGCGGAAGGAAAGTGTCTATCGACGTTCTCAACGTAAAAGAGTGGATCGAGAAAATCATTTACAATGCAGAACAAGAACTAGCATATCAATGA
- the LOC134192606 gene encoding probable ATP-dependent DNA helicase RecS, protein MALPSEDRSCHVRSSISDDAMTIAIDQSCPQFDIASVKPLQRLALSQLVRGDDVLACLPTGFGKSLIFHLLPNVCKVLQTVGYSRAFAIDPIVLVVAPLLSLMKDQVAYLTECGVRASMIGASQATDKEIKAGKFEIVFGSPEILVGQKTWQLALQEGVFRDRVVAIVADEVHTVVQWGGLARPELLEEDEDEPFHVWCGLVGELRSLVCAPILALTATASKATQEIIVSCLGMSGRCYVITKSPERDNIFLAVQRVRSDVEATFDFLLRLVKSKQINCPRVLVYCQTQSVCSLLFTHFHYKLGDKSYWPEGDTRAQNRVVEMYHACTPDSNKHIILQSLRNANGVCRVAFATNALRMGIDVKGLTTVIHYGPPAYLEAYMQEIGRAGRDGSQSFAYLLYHGHQLRHTNREMKEYVSNTD, encoded by the exons ATGGCGTTGCCTTCAGAAGATCGATCGTGTCACGTTCGTTCATCAATTTCCGACGACGCAATGACAATTGCTATTGACCAGTCTTGTCCCCAGTTTGACATTGCGTCTGTGAAGCCTCTGCAACGATTGGCGCTGAGTCAACTTGTCCGAGGTGACGATGTTCTGGCTTGCCTCCCCACCGGGTTTGGGAAGTCACTGATTTTTCACCTGCTACCCAACGTCTGCAAGGTTTTGCAAACAGTGGGCTATTCGAGGGCGTTTGCAATCGACCCTATTGTTCTCGTCGTGGCGCCGTTGCTGTCTTTGATGAAAGACCAGGTTGCGTACCTGACCGAGTGCGGTGTTCGTGCTTCTATGATAGGTGCCAGCCAAGCTACTGACAAGGAGATAAAGGCTGGAAAGTTTGAAATCGTATTTGGAAGCCCTGAAATTCTAGTTGGACAGAAAACATGGCAATTAGCGCTTCAGGAAGGCGTTTTCCGTGATCGTGTTGTAGCGATAGTTGCAGACGAAGTTCATACGGTTGTTCAGTG GGGCGGCCTTGCTAGACCAGAGCTATTAGAGGAGGATGAGGATGAACCGTTTCATGTCTGGTGCGGTCTTGTTGGAGAGCTAAGGTCTCTGGTGTGCGCTCCAATTCTAGCCTTGACAGCAACAGCGTCCAAGGCAACACAAGAAATCATTGTGAGTTGTTTAGGAATGTCTGGCAGATGCTATGTGATTACTAAGAGCCCAGAGCGTGATAACATCTTCCTAGCTGTGCAGAGAGTACGTTCTGATGTTGAAGCTACCTTTGATTTTTTGCTGAGGCTGGTAAAGTCCAAGCAAATCAACTGTCCAAGGGTTCTTGTCTACTGCCAAACACAGAGTGTGTGCTCCTTACTGTTTACCCATTTCCACTATAAACTAGGTGACAAGTCTTACTGGCCAGAAGGTGATACAAGGGCACAAAATCGAGTTGTGGAAATGTACCATGCTTGTACTCCAGAcagtaacaaacacatcatTTTGCAGTCTCTGAGGAATGCCAATGGTGTTTGTAGAGTCGCATTTGCAACCAATGCCTTAAGGATGGGGATAGATGTGAAGGGTCTGACAACAGTCATTCACTATGGCCCTCCAGCTTACTTGGAAGCGTACATGCAAGAGATTGGCAGAGCTGGCAGGGACGGAAGCCAAAGTTTTGCTTATCTGCTATATCATGGACATCAGctgagacacacaaatagagaaaTGAAGGAGTATGTCAGCAACACTGATTAG
- the LOC134185772 gene encoding uncharacterized protein LOC134185772 codes for MNQSLLCSILLLLLSTHQCHSCEIYSLFETDPDRFAGLFPSIDERIRQAQFIVMVRITKVHGVITHKSDKTYAAQVTCNLKGILEQSKMEINVNREDRNCQAIHKHAKVGDLVIVFMNQSNQVGSVWNLNRLGMVSTEEWKRDYINHLPDNSCFIGVNKPSLTSLTTNPTIIKTTTKPILCRSVASAQNKTHDSLNCKDMPWHAFIWDRQVCKTQCDAVVIHDSWLLTSARCVSHYTLTPRRLVISLGVSNARQMKKSFRAKSVVLHPQWQSRSDEQGVAYDMALVQMKTSKHNTGLCRTEPISLPSPGDTVTDLHCLGAKTDVYNGYVKKLILNAPNPKVGTTDHTEAKWAATACRVQNGQWRLFQVLSGNPGRFTDPILTNVYNNKNVTDWIARVIKEFHSIP; via the exons ATGAATCAATCACTGCTGTGTtcaattttgttgttgctgttgtcaactcatCAGTGTCACTCTTGCGAGATCTATTCACTATTTGAAACAGATCCCGACAGATTTGCAGGTCTCTTTCCTTCCATCGACGAACGGATCAGACAAGCTCAATTTATTGTCATGGTCAGAATCACCAAAGTCCACGGTGTAATCACTCACAAGAGTGACAAAACGTATGCAGCACAAGTGACTTGCAACTTGAAAGGAATTCTAGAGCAGTCCAAGATGGAAATAAATGTGAACAGAGAAGACAGAAACTGTCAAGCTATACATAAACACGCCAAGGTTGGAGACCTCGTTATTGTCTTTATGAATCAAagcaatcaagttggaagcGTTTGGAATCTAAACCGACTGGGAATGGTCAGTACAGAG GAATGGAAAAGAGACTATATTAACCATCTTCCTGACAATTCTTGCTTTATCGGTGTGAACAAACCCAGTCTCACCTCTCTCACGACAAATCCCACAATTATCAAAACGACAACCAAACCAATTTTGTGTAGATCTGTTGCTTCTGCTCAAAACAAGACACACGATTCTCTCAACTGCAAGGACATGCCATGGCATGCCTTTATTTGGGATCGTCAAGTCTGCAAGACTCAGTGCGATGCTGTTGTTATTCATGATTCCTGGCTTCTGACTTCGGCTCGCTGTGTTAGTCACTACACGCTCACACCAAGACGTCTGGTAATCAGCTTGGGCGTCAGCAATGCTCGACAAATGAAGAAGTCCTTTAGAGCAAAGTCAGTTGTTTTACATCCACAGTGGCAGTCTCGATCAGACGAGCAAGGTGTGGCATATGACATGGCACTAGTGCAAATGAAGACATCAAAACACAATACAGGATTATGTCGTACTGAACCGATATCATTGCCGTCTCCTGGTGACACCGTCACAGACCTTCACTGCTTGGGAGCCAAAACTGATGTTTATAACGGCTATGTAAAGAAACTAATATTGAATGCGCCAAATCCCAAAGTAGGAACTACAGATCATACAGAAGCCAAGTGGGCAGCTACTGCTTGTAGAGTCCAAAATGGTCAGTGGCGCTTGTTCCAAGTCCTCAGTGGCAACCCTGGTCGATTCACAGACCCAATCTTGACAAACgtctacaacaacaagaacgtCACCGACTGGATAGCTCGTGTCATCAAGGAGTTTCATAGCATTCCCTGA
- the LOC134192707 gene encoding zinc finger BED domain-containing protein 4-like, translated as MSAETRRKSPIWEYFEVTEDARFARCKACKMKISRGGQTTKTFNTTNLQHHLRTRHQDRSAAYERAIEEEKVKAKDRKQTKASACFLQQSLLDVRKWDINNSRAQRVHQLIAEMIALDSQPLSIVNDVGFTRLLRELEPRYSLPSRRYITETVLPKVYEEVRSGVRKQVDGVSFFSFTTDGWTSDDGIANFLSLTAHWLTDDFERKSAILHVLPLEEAHTGEYLCHTFLQMLDGWNIKKNQVHLVLRDNAANMVKGMREACVPSYGCFAHTLQLVIGDGLLFQKVVKDLLAVCHRIVSHFKHSSLAHSRLQKIQASLGLPQHRLPQDVSTRWNSSLYMLQAIIEQKMAIAAYSSEYRIPQLTATQLEIAAKVIEVLEPFEEITKAVSSNASTISLVIPFVRMLHRTLKEQHNDKGIQSMKDEILKSLQKRFSDITDNYSLVLATPLDPRFKDKFFSDTSERSFARGLLQEKCHELLLETKSDPDSCAEDTCPPSPKRPQSLLWRSFSDILKETGSCSASSKTPSNIDHYLSEPVIDFHQASCDSWWMETTEDFHFCQSLHNAT; from the coding sequence ATGTCGGCGGAGACGAGACGGAAGTCTCCCATTTGGGAGTACTTTGAGGTAACTGAGGACGCAAGATTCGCTCGCTGCAAGGCTTGCAAGATGAAGATATCACGCGGTGGACAGACGACAAAAACCTTCAACACCACAAATCTCCAGCATCACTTGAGAACTCGACACCAAGATAGGAGTGCGGCATACGAAAGGGCCATAGAGGAGGAGAAGGTGAAGGCTAAAGACCGAAAGCAAACCAAGGCATCTGCGTGCTTTCTCCAGCAGTCGTTGCTGGACGTACGGAAATGGGACATCAATAATTCACGCGCACAACGAGTGCATCAATTAATCGCTGAAATGATTGCCCTTGACTCACAGCCCCTGTCAATAGTGAATGATGTCGGGTTTACTCGTCTGCTACGTGAGCTTGAGCCGAGGTATTCTCTTCCTAGTAGAAGATACATAACTGAGACAGTTCTGCCTAAGGTCTATGAAGAAGTGAGGAGTGGAGTCAGGAAACAGGTGGATGGAGTGTCTTTCTTCAGTTTTACCACAGATGGATGGACTTCTGATGATGGTATTGCAAACTTCCTTAGTCTTACTGCTCACTGGTTAACTGATGATTTTGAAAGAAAATCTGCTATCCTTCATGTCCTTCCACTGGAAGAGGCTCACACTGGTGAATACTTGTGTCATACTTTCCTGCAAATGTTGGACGGTTGGAACATAAAGAAGAACCAAGTCCACTTGGTGCTGCGAGACAATGCTGCTAACATGGTCAAGGGAATGAGAGAAGCATGTGTTCCATCTTATGGCTGCTTTGCCCATACACTACAGTTAGTCATTGGGGATGGACTGTTGTTTCAAAAAGTAGTTAAAGATCTGCTTGCCGTCTGCCACAGAATTGTTAGTCACTTTAAACATTCATCACTTGCCCATTCACGTCTGCAAAAGATTCAAGCTAGTCTCGGATTACCTCAGCACCGCCTACCACAAGATGTATCAACCAGATGGAATTCCTCCCTCTACATGCTCCAAGCAATCATAGAACAAAAGATGGCCATAGCTGCTTATTCCTCAGAGTATAGGATTCCCCAACTGACAGCAACACAGCTGGAAATAGCTGCAAAAGTTATTGAGGTACTTGAACCTTTCGAGGAAATCACAAAAGCAGTCTCATCTAATGCATCGACCATATCATTAGTCATTCCGTTTGTTCGAATGCTTCATAGGACGCTGAAAGAGCAACATAATGACAAAGGAATTCAGTCAATGAAGGATGAGATTCTAAAGTCATTGCAAAAGAGATTTTCGGACATAACTGATAACTACTCTTTAGTCTTAGCAACACCGTTGGACCCCAGATTCAAGGACAAGTTTTTCAGTGACACATCAGAAAGAAGTTTTGCTAGAGGTCTTCTTCAGGAGAAATGTCATGAACTACTGCTAGAAACAAAATCAGATCCTGACTCATGTGCAGAGGACACTTGCCCACCCTCTCCTAAGAGACCTCAAAGTTTACTTTGGAGAAGTTTCTCAGATATTTTAAAAGAAACGGGCTCCTgttcagcaagttctaagactCCATCGAACATTGACCATTATCTGTCAGAACCAGTAATAGATTTTCACCAGGCCAGCTGTGACAGCTGGTGGATGGAAACAACAGAAGATTTCCACTTCTGTCAGAGCTTGCACAACGCTACTTAA